The Musa acuminata AAA Group cultivar baxijiao chromosome BXJ3-6, Cavendish_Baxijiao_AAA, whole genome shotgun sequence region AGATTTGAATCATCCATGCAGTGAACAATCTACACtggaaggaagaaaacaaggccGGAAAATAAAATACAAGGAACAATAGATGAAAGGTAATATAGATCTTGTCTCAAGAGAACGATCCGAAGAAAGGCCCAATAAGTCTCGTGAGATCAGACTTTCAAAGGTGGTGTCAGTGACATAACATGCGGGCATCCAAGCGCCCTAATGCCATCAGGCTTTTCGGTACCAAAGTAATTCAAGAAATTGGTACTCAAGAAAAGAACCAAAAAGCAACTGGGACCATCCCAAACTCTATGACCGTACTAATCTGAAattgttataaaaaaaatcacgATCTCGTTATttgttggtgaacctttacgtCGTGGTCGAGGTGTCAGCACAGCTCGATCCAATCCCCGATGTAAAAGGTCATCCACGTGGATGCTCGAGTGGTGAGGGCGAGCGTTGGGTCGAGTCGGGTTTGAGCCTCGTCCTCCGAGCACGATCTTCTCTCTTGACGAATGACCTATTTCTTTGTCGTCgggctcctgcacacaggtcgaggtCGGGAGAGAGATTTCCCGACTCAACCCATCCGAAGCTCAAGTTAACAGTATGCATGAGAGAGTTAGAGTTTGAAATGTCCCCCTTCCTGATTagggagggttagcttttatacttgcGATGATGAGTTAGTCATAGGGGTCAATTTACTGTGTTGACTCCTCGGGCAACCGACTTAAGCTTCTGTACGAGCGTCGACCGACCTGCACGGATCAGCACCACGCAACATCGCCCCGAGCTTTCCGGGGTGGTTGTACTGTGATGATGTCATTCATATGTGGCAAGCGGTTGCTTGCCACGTGTGTGTTATGGGCCACATCAAAGCATCCAAAGTTTGGATACCAAAGCGCTGTAATAAACAAAAGCAAAGAAACAATGGGGTAGGAGCACATCTCACCCTCATCACCACCCTAATCTTCATAAATCGTTGCAAAGAATCATGATCTTGGAATCCTTCTTGGACGAACAAGTGTTAGCCAGACAACCTAAATGTTGGTGAATAGATGTGTCGTAGCtagtgagtcagcacggcctggttcACGGGCCGATGTCGAGAGTCTTCGGCCGATGAGCTGGTTGTCGAAGTCGGTCACGTCCTCAGGTCTGGGCGCTGGCAGTCATGCGCTAGCGTCTCTCGGTCGGGATGACGATGGTAGCCTGGTGACCTCCGCTTTCCTGCACAGAAGACCCTCGTCAGTTGGTTACTGACGTTGGcccctccgacaatcaagtcAGTGCTTGATGGGGGGTGTTTGTTTTTTGTCTCTTTCCCCTGGCCAGATGCTAACCAAGAGTTTTTATACCACTGCACGAGGGTTGGCTGTACGCAGGCTTGATGTGCCAACTGATCCTCGAGGGGCGCGCATGATGACGCCAAGCGACTATCGTACGCAAGTTTGGCATGCCAGTTGATTCTCGAGGGGCATGTCGAGGAACGCCTTTGTACATATTTCGACTTGGCGCGTGGGAAGGGTATGCGTCGGTGGTGACGTGGTTGATGATGTGGTGATGATGTGGCTGGGACCagaatataccttatcacttccCCCCGCCGAAGCGCACCTTGGGGGTCCTTGCAAGAGGGCGAGGGGCGTGCCATTGTCGGAGTGTCACGCATGTTGGTTGTGGAGCTACAGGGCGGGCTAGGTTCCGTGCTAGAGAGAGTTGGAGTCGTCGGTCGGGAGGCCGGGCCTAGGTAGGATGGtactagcgagtcgcaagtcggggatccATCTAGCACGACTCGGATGAAGACTAGGCCTGTGGGCCGAGGGACTGTGCTCGGGCTCAAGCAGGATGGTActgacgagtcacaagtcggagaCCGATTTAGCATGACTCGGATGGAAACTGGGCCTGTGGGCCGAGAGACTGTGCTCGAACTCAGGCAGGATGGTACTGACGAGTCGTAAGTCGGGGATCAATCTAGCGCGACTCGGATGGAAACTGGGCCTGTGGACCGAGGAATTGTGCTCGGGCTCAGGCATATGGACTGACGAGTCACGAGTTGGGGACCGATCTGGCGCGACTCGGACGAAGACCAAGCCAGTGGGCCGAGggactatgctcgggctcagaCATATGAACCGACGAATCGTAAGTCGGGGACCGACCTGGCACGACTCGGACGAAGACCGGGCCTGTGGTGCTTTCCGCATCACAGAAATCAAAGAAAGATGCGCCTCAAAGTACAAACCCACTTAAATATGCACCTCAAAGTACAAACCCACTTAAAAACCAGACAAATCACGCATCGGCCATCAAGAAATCAAAGAAAGATGCATTCTATAAATTCGAAGATAAAAAATAGTAGTTCCTCGAGGAGAAGGATCGAAGGTAAACCAAAGCTTGGAACTCAACACCCAAATCATTTGATCGACAACATGTGCTAACGATTCATGAACGCTTGGATAGGGCAAACGAAGAGCAACGGGAGAGGCGATTACCTCCTCTCCAGCATCAGCCCCTCGCTCATTCTTCCTGCTTTGGCTCGCCACACCattccgtcgtcgtcgtcgccgtcttCTCTCGAGTTGCGCTATGCAATgcgagggaagaggagaagactcCTTTTATAGAGGGCAAGAGTCATCGGCCCAGAAACCGACCTAGTTGAACCCGGTTCAGTCCAACTCGACCCAACCGGAGTTATTATTTAGAAATATGGTGGGGTGGATTTATTAGCTTGTTTTAGttataaaatacataaaatgaaaaaaaaaacccaCCTAAAATGTTCtttgtttttgcatcataataaagaattttaatttaaattatagttTCAAGTAATAATTAATTTACAGTAGCTATTGAAGATTTCACTATACGCCATTCTTATGGTTTTGGAAGAATAAGTAGAGCCAATGTAGAGAGTAATTCTGCCCATAAAAATGCTATGGAAACTATGGATACCGAAGGCTTAAATATACAAcaaatcaactaagaagaagctTCTCCAACATAGTGAATAATAATATTCTAACAGAGATCAAATGGTCCTGTTTCGATTTTAAAGAGAGATATATGATGCCATGaagcagaaagaaagaaaagcttgATTTGAAGGCATATGGAGAGATATAGAGACCAAACATCATCTCATGGCTTCTATAAAGCCATTAGTTTATCCAACAAGTAAATCAGGACACCAACATTAATCCAGAACATAGAAGATATTGTATAGCTAAGATCAGGACACACAAATTTCAGTCAGCTTGATGTTCTTAGAAAGTTAAATTACATaagaacacaagtacaatatattACATCAAATCTAATAAAGACATATATAGTTAGTTCATAGATATATTGCATAATGTAGACAATTAAACTTTTTGATGCCCAGGCCACACAACAAGAGCATGAAGCAGCGGCAGGATGTTACCGGCGATCAGTCCCCTCAAAACCTTCTGCTTCAGTGGTGTATATGGAGGGTACCTCATAGGAATTTCCCCGTAGAAACCTCGGCTTAGTACAGCTTTTTTGTGACTAAATGCATCAAATGAGAATCTTCCATGGTAGGACCCCATTCCACTCTCTCCAACTCCACCAAATGGCAAATGAGGATTTGTAAACTGCAGGAAGTTAAAGACATTGTCACTTCAATTTTTCACTTTTCTAATGAAGGTACCATTTCTTTTGAAAGCTTCAATTTTGCAATGAAGATTTAAAGATACAAATGCGCAAATGTGCATTCATTTAGGtttgaattgatttgatgaaagTGAGAATCTACGATAGAGTGACTTCAGAAGTGATCTACTTCCATTTCTGACTTTCCATATGGTGTACTGAAATATCTAAAATTGACTTGCTCCAAAGTCAATTTTTGGATGTGGAAAAatgttttataattataaatgctGTATCAATATGGTTTTTAGTCAAATCAAGGTAGTTTGGATAAGTTACTTTAAATTACTCTACCGTAAACCAATACCTTAAATCCATTAATCATTAATATTTTGCTAGTTTGTTTTcctattattttactatttaattTGATTATAGTGCAACACTAATCATTaatgaatattataattttttcattAAATATGTTGCTAAACAATATTCTTTCAAtaatttatacatataaattCAGCTAAGATATATCTATCTCATGTTATACACATTAAACTTTGTTTACTAtatttatatatgattattttataatattatagaCAAAATCTAAATtacattttataaatataaacctTAAGTAAAAAAAAGTATTAATACTAATCTGTCTGGTTGTGACAATTATTACATTATTAATgacaattttttaataatatgttACTGTAATTAACTTCACATCTAATATTACACCTATGTAACTTAGGTAAGGTCAAATAAAGAATGCAACTTATTGGAACCTGAGTACTGAGAATTAGGTTTTCACACACAAATACTTGCACAAAACTTGAACTGCAAAAGGTACTCTTAGAGAAGTTACTTGTAAGATCGCATCATTGATGAGCATTCCTCCAGCTGATACAGTCTTCACGAACTTTTTTTCTAATTTGTGGTCCTTGGTGAACAGATAAGCTGCAAGAGGCTTCGGTTTTGAGTTTATAACATCAAAGCTGTGTTCCAAATCATCAACCTTTGTAAATCAAAAGAAGAATTCAAAAGAATTAGAAAGTATGTGCATTGCATTTGATAATATTGTCTATTCAAAAAGCATATGCATGTAATGAAAGTGTATGTTATAACGAATATGTATGTGCACATGATAATACCTTGTTAAAAAAAATACTCATGATCTTATCTTAGGCAAGTCAAGAAGTTAATATATTGTAAAGTATGTGTGTGTAATAATAGTCTGTTAAAGAATATAAGTATCTTGATCTTATCGTAGACAATTGAGAAGTTAACATTCCAAATAATCATCCAGAATGATTTCTTACCGTTATAATTGGTAGTAAGGGACCAAATATTTCCTCCTTCATTATGGATGCATCACTGGGAACGTCTAATAAGAGCGTAGGAGCTATTTTTCTGCAATCACATTAAGATGatgttacaagaaaaaaaaatgttacaaaaaaatatttcCTAGATGCTTACAAATGCTTTTCATCTTCTTGGCCTCCATGGACAATTGTGCCAGAAACCTTTTCTTCATCCAAAAGATTTTTCAAGCGTGTGAAATGACTGGAGTTCACGATACGAGATAGATCTGTTGATCCCAATGGATTCTTCCCGTAAAATTTCTCCAAAGTTATTTTTAGAGCATCCACCTGCAAATGTTATCATCAAAAACACTACAAGAAGCAAGAGTAAGCCCTTCTCAAATTTCACTTCAAGAAGCCTACCAATTTTGGAGCAAATGCTTTTGTTGTAATGATGTAGTCTGGAGCGATACAAGCCTGTCCACTATTACACCCCCACTTGCCTACAACAATTCTCTTTGCCACaaccttaaaagaaaattctatattAGCTTCATAATTAAAGTATAATCACTTCCAACAAAGAGAATCCAATATTCCTCTGCATTTGCAAATTGATTACTTTTATATCAACATTTGAATCAACAAGAACAGGACATTTTCCTCCAAGTTCCAGGACTAGTGGTGTCAGATGCTTTACTGCTGCAGCCATCACGATACGGCCTACTCTTGCACTGCCTGTAGATTCCGACAATACTTTTACAATACCTTTTGCACGTACAAAGAGCAAACACCAGGAAATATGCATGTAGGAGCAAAACTAAGCAAGATGTTGAGTAGGAATGAGACTACGATGCACGTTTGTGTGTGATCATCTTTGGTGTGAGGCATGGATAGTAAGTCAAACCTGTATAGAATATCTTATCCCACTTTTGCTCCAGAAGTGCCGATGCTTCAGGAATAGATCCCTCAACTACCCTTATACAAGAGTTATCTACATACTGTGGTAGATTTTTTGCAAGAAATGATGATGTGACTGTTGCAACTTCTGATGGCTTCAGAACAACAGTATTCCCAGCTGCAATGGCTCCAATTACTGGATCAATGGATAACActggcaaaggaagcaaaaaaaaagaGTCACTACTATCGCGAAGAAAACATGTCATAGATGCAATAGCAAGAATGTAAGCCATTTTCTTTAATATCTTCCCATCGTTAAAATGCAGCATAGAGAACAAAGCCATGAGATCGAGCCCTTCAGATTGTATCAATGATATATACCAAGCAACGAGCAGGTGATTCAGGTAGATACCACCTCCAGGTCATCTCCTTCACTCACAcaggacaaaaaaataattatgatgtGGCTGCAAAGTAAATATATCATCAGAGCTTGTAGTAATTTATGTGATGAGCATCTGCCAGTAGATTAGTCAAAACCTATTATGCCCTTATTTATCATTTCAAACcattcatttttatatttttttaatttccctCTCCCAGGGAATAGAGAGGACCCATTAGAAAGAACCATATATATCCTTCCACAAGAGTTTACAGCAGAATTATGTGATGCAGCTCGCATTAAATAGAATTCAGACTGGTAATGCATTAAATGATGACAACAAATTCTGGGTGTCAAGGCCATTTTAACACTATACACATAAAAGATTATGCATGAAGATTTGATATTACTCCACAAAAATATGAAGTTACTGATTTAAAATTTCAGCATGATGGTTCTCCACTTGTATCAGGTTGCTTTCATTGTACTAGTAATGCATTTAACAGGTCATCTGCATCTAGATAATAGTGTCTTAAAATTACTTTTGTATcttcaagtaatcacagtaacaaACAGATTTCTACTCCTACAACTACTTCCCATGTTCATTAAAGAACATCTAGCTTCAAAATGATCATAGTCACTAAATGGATTCTCGACTTACAAAATGGAAAGTTCCATGCCGAAATGACAAGTACAACACCAAAGGGCTCCGGCACAATTTTTGCAGATGATGGAAAAGTTGTAATAGAAGTAGGAACCTGCATGGTTGGTGCAGATACTGACATTAGCTGTTAATTTTGAAGGGTTCCTTATTACAGATGTTTTCATATATGTGCATGGAGTTTGTGGTCTTAATACCTTCCGCGGTTTCATCCAGCGTTTCAATTTCTTTAGAGCAAACAGGCATGCTTCCTTTGCCAGTGAAATCTGCAACATAAACTAAAGGTCATATATGTAAACAACCTTATTTGGTTCAGCTAAGAAGGAAAAAGGAAAGATAGATGGGAAGAGATATTAAAAGAAGGACACTGAAAATATTCATCCGAACTAAGTAAAGAAGCAAAAAGAAGAGAGTAGATTAATAAAATTGTTGACCACAGATGCTCACCTTTGAGAGTACATAAACATTCACCTTTGGGACAATAGCCTACTTGTCTCCATGGCTATAGAGCCAAGAAGACCATACGAGGAAGCAATTCTAACTATCTACATTGATAACTGGATGATGATCGAGCATGTAAGACTGTGAATTGAAAGAAATGGGAAGAAAACAGGATTATGTGGCAATCCCCTAAATGAAAAATTATTCTGGTGATATGAGTTGATAGCTCTTcaaggaaagaaaataattatctaCAGATAATTGTGCCAGCAAGAATAAATCAAGGAAAAACACTCCATCTAAAGAATGACCTTTTACATCATGACATAACTATATCAGTTCAATTAATCTTCAACCTCAATAAAAATGTCATACAAAATTCAATAACAAAGGGGACGGATTTCTATCATCGAATAGAAATCCAACTTTCGAGTGCTGTTCCTCTTTGACTCTGTGGTCAATGCGAAACATCCAACCAGGTGTTCCACCGCAAGCAAAGCAGCGCAGAGGTTCTCGCGGTACGAATTGGTTAAGTACCAATGGGTTCTCATCAAGCTTCAGCTATAGGAACGAACAATCAGTCCCCAGCACTCAAGCTCCAAACGCTCTTCGAGAAACGAAAGATTGCAGCTACCTAACCTCTCACGGCAAGTACGAGACCAAACCGAGGGCCAAAAGAATTTAAGGGATGGAGCGTCAAGGACCTCGTGAAGGAAAGACTCCGTAGGAGGCTTGGCGAGGTCATGGTAGAGCGCCGCGGCGATGTCCGCCTCGTTCTCATCGATCATCCTGGCGAGGGCCTTCAGCTGCGCTGCCCTCCAACGCAAGCTCCTTGTCCTCCCGGACCGGAAGGTCTCCCTCAGCTCCGCCACCACCTCCGCCGCCCTCGCGCCGTCGAATCCTTTCCCCATagccgcctcctcttcctcctccggagTGCGATGCTCTTGGAGAGATCATATAAAGCAAAAGACGCAGAAGAGTAACGGCGAGTGCGGGGACGATTTATAGGCAGTGATGTGCGTACGCGTTCGATGATAAGAGCAAACAGTGGCATTTTAGTCTATTCTCATTTAGTGGAATTCCATTAAATAAGATTAATAAAAAAACGAATTTTCAAGGCGATATTatgacattttttttctttttttcagtaATACTAATAAATTACTATAacgtaatataaatatattataaatataattttcttttgtaatttttataatatatattttttatattactgAAAACGCTATAACGTAAAAAAATCcattcaaagataaaaaaaaaaaacatgttgaCTTCAATTTTGGGCAAAGGAGTTGACTCACATGAAAGAGGGCCGACAACGGAATCCCATCCAACTCGCCGTTTGATGCGAGAAAGGATGACAATAACGGGTCGGgttttttttcatgatttatccGACTCATTTATATTATTAATCGTATACACATTTTAACCGAatcttgttagtgtaaacaacgacGTGACCTCGGGgctgacgcggcttggttcgggttcaAATGATGGGAGATCTTTCTGGGACAACCTTTGAGATTGTAGAAAAAcgactgcggtggtccgatcgcgaAGGGGTCACCGTTTCCTCCGGGTGGGGGCTCCTCGCTAGGGCGTTTAGTAggaggcctccgtcttcgcacctgcacacaggttgggtcgggagagctcggtccgaccccttcgacgatcaagttagtgaatagtcgtAGGGGTTTTTTTGTTGTCCTCTCCCTCCCCCCTTTTTCCTCGGAGCGTGTGGGCTTTTATAGTGAAGattaccgttgcctgatgtgtCTGCttgtagggagcaggatcgtactcctggtaacgtctAATACCGACATTGACATGGCGTGAAGGACCGAGACtaagcaggatgttaatgtgtctCGATCGACGTTCTGATCCGTATTGATCAGGTGCTGTCAGGTTAACAGAGGCATCATCTGGAGCAACTGATGTCAACTCAaatcttattatcattattacCCTAGTCAAATCTAAAATTGCTACTCTTAAACAAAAACAGACTTTATTTTTCGAATCTAAACATATTTATTTGTACCCAATCGAAGTATTATTCTCTGGTCGGATTCCAGTCATGTTTATACCCGAATTCGAGTATACTTTTCATCGTGTACGGGTGAAACGTACGCGTGGTCGATCCCTCGTCAACGGCATGCCGGGGAGGCAGCAGTTATGGCCGAGGTTGACGTGACCTCCGCTAGTGGGTCCCACGTCATGGGGGCGGGTGGCTGGATGGGTACTCGCACGGCGGGCGGACGGGAGGAACCATCAATTGCCCATGTCGACATGATGGGGGCTCCGAAGACATCCATCATCGTGCATTAATTAGCGGACGAGCATTTCTCTGTGCCCAATTGATGACTCTGTACGCACTGCACGTTCTGCGATGAAAGAAGGAGAGCAGCTCAGAAGAGTCGATCCAATCCATCTCTCCTCCCATTGATGGCGGCGTTGACCGACACCAAACTCGCAACTATTACCGCACGAGCGAGCGCACGCCACCTGATGCTTCGATGCATGCATCGATCGGGGGGCTTGCACTTATTGACGCTGCGTCATTGGACTGCTGAGCTTTTAATGGCATCGAATCCCAATTGTTCTCTCCCAGTAATCATGATTTAGAGGAACTGGAGATGTGTCATATATGCATGTAAAATAATTAAAGTATGTATATGCATTTTATGAAATGGAATGGGCAGAAGAAGAAATTAAATGAAGGGAATAAAGTGATGATGACAGGGAAGCAGTGATGCAGGTGGTGAGCAGTAGAGGAGGGTTTTATGTGTGAGTGAGTGCCGACTCAACATGCATAGTATCGATCTTTATTGAGAGCTGTGCTGGCATTACTTGGTTACAGTACGTCTGATCTCAAATAAATTAGCACGTATGGAATGCCAAGAAGAGCTTCAAGTATTATTTTATTGTAATGCTATGCTACTTTGGATAAGATGAGTACGAGCAAAGCAATAAGAGAgagtcaagagagagagagagagaggcatttaATGTACTTGTTGAACCCTATTAAGCATTATTGTTGTGTACATGGGAGTTGGAATACGAGGCATAAAGTGGCATGCTTAAGCCAAGTCAACTTGGGTAATCAAAGCTGATCAGTGAAAGAAGCACAGCAATGATGATGTCGACCCCCTCGTAGAACACCTCACAATTCAGCAATGATGTAAAATATAGTGccaatttagttttaatttaagaGGGGAGGGATGTTTTATGAATTTGGATTggcaattccttttttttttttctttatgcagATGGTGGATGGAGTTCTTGATCTGATATGCATGTCCATTTGTTTTAAATGATTGGGTGCAACATACAAGTAAATAAGTTGACCAAAATCACTTGGAAGTATGATGCATCTAGAGAACATAAGTTCAATAAAAAGTTACTTGTAAGATTGTCATTGATGAGCATTTCCCCAGCGGATACAGTGATGAGAACCATTTAATAACAAATTGTAGCAAATCTTTCTATGAATACAATGATTCTTCTGCCTATATAAAAATATCGATTAACGAAGATAATAATTCCCCAATCATATCTCGAAAGACTAAGAAGATGCTCAATGAATTTTATAAGGCTTGATTAACTTCTCGATCTCAATGGCTCATCGAAAATTTTCCGACAT contains the following coding sequences:
- the LOC135640483 gene encoding aldehyde dehydrogenase family 3 member H1-like is translated as MGKGFDGARAAEVVAELRETFRSGRTRSLRWRAAQLKALARMIDENEADIAAALYHDLAKPPTESFLHEISLAKEACLFALKKLKRWMKPRKVPTSITTFPSSAKIVPEPFGVVLVISAWNFPFLLSIDPVIGAIAAGNTVVLKPSEVATVTSSFLAKNLPQYVDNSCIRVVEGSIPEASALLEQKWDKIFYTGSARVGRIVMAAAVKHLTPLVLELGGKCPVLVDSNVDIKVVAKRIVVGKWGCNSGQACIAPDYIITTKAFAPKLVDALKITLEKFYGKNPLGSTDLSRIVNSSHFTRLKNLLDEEKVSGTIVHGGQEDEKHLKIAPTLLLDVPSDASIMKEEIFGPLLPIITVDDLEHSFDVINSKPKPLAAYLFTKDHKLEKKFVKTVSAGGMLINDAILQFTNPHLPFGGVGESGMGSYHGRFSFDAFSHKKAVLSRGFYGEIPMRYPPYTPLKQKVLRGLIAGNILPLLHALVVWPGHQKV